In Zygosaccharomyces rouxii strain CBS732 chromosome D complete sequence, one DNA window encodes the following:
- the YCG1 gene encoding condensin subunit YCG1 (similar to uniprot|Q06680 Saccharomyces cerevisiae YDR325W YCG1 Yeast Condensin G), translating to MDISEETADDVNMRIFHSIADVFQKAQSTYAGHRKHVAVLKKIQTKAVDRGYESAFNYWFSMLVTKVLPLRKSEPVGNRLVKLVAAFVASLDRELELARNNQSGELDPEHGEVYSRFVDHFVRHILRGIESKDRNVRYRVVQLLAVIMDNIGEIDESLYNLLTWSLNKRIYDKEPNVRIQAVFCLTKFQDDDEKEVIEQNDPEDAIHKLMSLIQNDPSAEVRRASMLNLVDMRMTRPYILERARDVNLINRRLVYSRILKQMSGQCFDKVDFKIMDQLIKWGLDDREESVRKACNRLLSYDWLNMFGGDIIEFLEKLNVTKSSVADKAMECLFQTRDDIIPKLNFPQNIWREFTVETVFLLRCFYTHCVDNNLHEIIESNFPEASKLADSLNFYLQKILVEEEKNALSDLERSHVEFIIEQLLIISKEYDYSDEIGRRSMLTVVRNMLSIFELPESLIKIGLQVLKSLSINESDFVTMVIEIINDLRDDDIERQEKEQGEDEASKGENDDDDDDDDAIESFQQSVENLVNNGVTSREELVKNLKPPRKARPETVVVCLTRSSHMLELVNMSLEQNILITSLIDSLITPAVRNTEPKIRELGVRNLGLCCLLDVQLATESMYILGMCVSKGNASLKKIALQVIVDIFSVHGSRVVDGEGKVDSISLHKIFYKVLKNDDLPDCQVVAAEGLCKLFLADVFTDDDLFETLVLSYFSPVNSNNEPLIQAFAFCIPVYCFSHSQHQERMAKIATDVLLRLCMLWEDLQEDEDEEVDRDAMLKPNIIFQQLLHWTDPRKLINRSEEEAAKDNVQLTFMLDFSKAFSKIERKDIKKMLLTNINAAFIASGQDYKLLKELGEHLDDIVENEKLDTVSLNSLQKFKIALEKVKEEACEKSNISKDDDDSLDEQYSQILESSIHPTDLNEENEQSENFIPEENGEENASFRNADESKESEMSSGKKRTRSEREGVIDANNSSNEKMDSSTSGMSVESQSKNSNLPHKFEEDSDVDMSGETQDLSTAGNSKTNSANLSHNYGSSDYSHS from the coding sequence atggatatTTCAGAAGAAACCGCTGATGATGTGAATATGAGGATATTCCATTCGATTGCTGACGTTTTCCAGAAGGCACAATCGACCTATGCAGGACATAGGAAGCACGTTGCtgttttgaagaagattcaaaCTAAAGCCGTTGATCGTGGTTATGAATCTGCATTTAACTACTGGTTTAGTATGTTGGTGACTAAGGTTTTGCCATTGAGGAAAAGTGAACCCGTAGGGAACAGACTGGTGAAGTTGGTGGCAGCATTTGTAGCGTCCTTGGATCGAGAATTAGAATTAGCTAGGAACAATCAAAGTGGAGAGCTAGATCCGGAACACGGTGAAGTTTATTCGCGATTTGTGGATCATTTTGTTAGGCATATCCTGAGGGGAATTGAAAGTAAAGATAGAAATGTGAGGTATAGAGTTGTTCAACTGTTAGCGGTGATTATGGATAACATAGGTGAAATAGATGAATCTCTTTACAACTTATTGACGTGGTCCTTGAATAAAAGAATATATGACAAAGAGCCCAATGTGAGAATTCAAGCTGTGTTTTGTTTAaccaaatttcaagatgatgatgaaaaggaagtAATAGAGCAAAATGATCCTGAAGACGCCATTCATAAATTAATGTCGCTAATTCAGAATGACCCATCTGCGGAGGTAAGGCGTGCATCTATGCTCAATTTAGTGGACATGCGGATGACGAGGCCTTATATATTAGAGAGGGCAAGAGATGTTAATCTAATTAATAGGAGATTGGTTTACAGTCgaattttgaaacaaaTGAGTGGTCAATGTTTCGATAAAGTAGATTTCAAGATAATGGATCAATTAATCAAATGGGGATTAGATGATAGAGAAGAGAGTGTGAGAAAAGCATGTAATAGGCTTCTTTCCTACGATTGGTTAAACATGTTTGGTGGTGATATTATcgaatttttggaaaaactCAATGTCACTAAATCTTCGGTAGCAGATAAAGCTATGGAGTGCCTTTTCCAGACTAGAGATGATATAATACCcaaattaaattttccgcaaaatatttggagAGAGTTTACTGTCGAGACAGTATTTCTGTTGCGTTGCTTTTATACTCACTGTGTTGATAATAATTTACATGAAATCATCGAGAGCAACTTCCCAGAGGCATCGAAGTTAGCAGATTCCTTGAATTTTTACTTGCAAAAGATTTTAGtggaagaggaaaaaaatgcCTTGTCTGATTTAGAGAGATCTCATGTTGAATTCATCATTGAACAACTGCTTATTATATCAAAGGAGTATGATTACagtgatgaaattggtagAAGATCTATGTTGACTGTAGTGAGAAACATGCTTAGTATCTTTGAGCTTCCAGAATCTCTtattaaaattggtttGCAAGTTCTTAAGAGTTTATCCATTAATGAGAGTGATTTCGTCACAATGGtaattgaaattattaaCGATCTTAGggatgatgatattgaaagGCAGGAGAAAGAACAGGGAGAAGACGAGGCAAGCAAAGGGGAAAACGATGAcgacgacgatgatgatgatgcaaTAGAATCCTTCCAACAGAGTGTTGAAAATTTAGTAAATAATGGTGTCACGTCAAGGGAagaattggtgaaaaatttgaaacctCCAAGAAAAGCTAGACCAGAGACTGTAGTGGTTTGCTTGACAAGATCCTCACATATGCTGGAGTTAGTTAATATGTCATTAGAACAAAATATTCTAATTACTTCATTGATAGACAGTTTGATCACACCAGCTGTGAGGAACACCGAACCAAAGATCAGAGAACTTGGTGTGAGAAATCTCGGATTATGCTGTCTACTTGATGTTCAACTAGCTACAGAAAGCATGTACATTCTTGGTATGTGCGTTTCTAAGGGAAAtgcatctttgaaaaagatcGCACTACAGGTGATTGTTGATATCTTTTCGGTTCATGGCAGCAGAGTAGTTGATGGTGAAGGTAAAGTGGATTCCATTTCTTTGCATAAAATTTTCTACaaggttttgaaaaatgatgatCTACCGGATTGTCAAGTGGTTGCCGCTGAGGGCCTCTGTAAACTTTTTTTGGCTGACGTTTTCACTGACGATGATTTATTTGAGACATTAGTCCTTTCCTATTTTTCTCCAGTTAATTCTAATAATGAACCACTTATCCAGGCATTTGCCTTTTGTATACCAGTTTACTGTTTTTCACATTCCCAACATCAAGAACGTATGGCAAAGATAGCCACTGACGTTTTATTGAGATTGTGTATGCTTTGGGAGGATTTacaagaggatgaagatgaagaagttgacCGTGATGCTATGCTCAAACCTaatatcatttttcaacagtTATTACATTGGACAGATCCGAGGAAATTAATTAATCgatcagaagaagaggcTGCAAAGGATAATGTGCAACTCACCTTTATGTTGGATTTCTCGAAagccttttccaaaatcGAGAGAAAAGATATCAAGAAGATGCTTTTGACGAATATCAATGCTGCATTCATCGCATCTGGACAAGATTATAAACtcttgaaagaattggggGAACATTTGGATGATATTGTAGAGAATGAAAAGTTAGACACGGTTAGTCTCAATTCCCTGCAAAAGTTCAAGATTGCACTAGAAAAGGTTAAAGAGGAAGCATGTGAAAAATCAAACATCagtaaagatgatgatgactCGTTAGATGAGCAATACTCGCagattttggaaagttCTATCCATCCTACGGATctcaatgaagaaaatgaacaGAGTGAGAATTTTATACCTGAGGAAAatggagaagaaaatgCTTCCTTCAGAAATGCCGATGAATCTAAAGAATCTGAGATGTCATCTGggaagaaaagaacgaGATCTGAGCGAGAGGGGGTTATTGATGCTAACAATAGTAGTAACGAGAAAATGGATTCGTCCACGAGTGGTATGTCTGTTGAGTCTCAAAGTAAAAATTCTAATCTACCACATAAGTTTGAAGAGGATAGCGACGTAGACATGTCCGGGGAAACACAAGATCTTTCAACTGCGGGCAATTCCAAGACGAATTCTGCAAATTTGTCACATAATTATGGTTCTTCAGACTACTCTCATTCCTGA
- the IRE1 gene encoding bifunctional endoribonuclease/protein kinase IRE1 (similar to uniprot|P32361 Saccharomyces cerevisiae YHR079C IRE1 Serine-threonine kinase and endoribonuclease transmembrane protein that initiates the unfolded protein response signal by regulating synthesis of Hac1p through HAC1 mRNA splicing), producing MRLLQRALFVILWINLCLGLDLWPQWASGKLIRDESQGTEAASPRVTNVEYYTTIPTALRRKGARQDKVAGSTLPTGTPVRWNQTPTLISHNGSLKNDLKYVSGGKSALIPRQHERALEKVSLAGILLATDVEGGLHALNRDNGQLLWSIDSSHTKPLIHVVEPPRAQTKETLIIEPYGEGNIYYFNVYQGLQKLPVSIAKLIASSPMHLKTDIVVDDFGTVVEDEKIYTGSRSTAMYVIDATKGDILSAFGPGTENKKYKKDSDICATRGLEPEGCKNVLVIGKTTYHLGIHSRDGTTYNVTYSSWQQNTLDTPLSSLSSLTGDNTYIASFRDRSLLAINADFKIAKWVSSNFPGIINSIFDIFTDENAGENIIIPHRFTSPDEASFPRGKVFLSQIENDSWFALSGENYPSLVEAAPTAKYGLSERWRAPSLFYNEDLFATAVTGVHTLQNRKFEEISDMSTSRKPLISVQEREPLLLEPSTSNLPLGLEDDSTSRNMALETYISPEELEAYRLKVQEQIAHEIIQQNQGSFIYLMGRLIYRVIESGLVFLFALFVLAFLQRFKVIPPLHILFEKSGLISVEDIKVDNLEINDEMSNEKRPTANNGTGDSEETLKISRESTPSTTDNPNSPTDDEEETALKVEDEVTLKGGEEGTTIVEKEKKKRKRGTRGGKKLKKKQSSSSQAVEQIRAIGTIQLENGLKTLTVSEKILGYGSSGTVVLQGSFQGRPVAVKRMLLDFCDIASQEIDLLTESDDHPNVVRYFCSETTEKFLYIALELCNLTLEELIELKKPSEGFQATLKTWDPINILYQIASGVSHLHSLKIIHRDIKPQNILVASPKKVIAAGYKADNNGNLRILISDFGLCKKLEADQSSFRTSLSNAGGTSGWRAPELLHESTRKLIESMSVYDKDNDEDNESATNSIYDPATKQSLTKGIDIFSMGCVFYYILSKGGHPFGSRYIREANILKNNYDLSGLNQTLKDRSLVFEAKDLIAQMIQMNPLKRPSALRVLNHPLFWSNSKKLEFLLKVSDRFEVERRDPPSELLCKLESHSNQVIPNNDWTSKFDKDFMDNLGKYRKYSGEKLMDLLRALRNKYHHFMDLPEDLAAVIGPVPDGFYNYFIKRFPNLLLEIYHVVQENLKDDQILCNFIE from the coding sequence ATGAGGCTTTTGCAGAGGGCTCTTTTTGTCATCCTGTGGATAAATCTGTGTCTAGGGTTGGATCTATGGCCTCAATGGGCTAGTGGGAAGCTTATTCGGGACGAGAGTCAAGGCACTGAAGCGGCTTCACCAAGAGTGACTAATGTTGAGTACTATACAACGATTCCTACAGCTCTTCGAAGGAAAGGAGCAAGACAGGATAAAGTGGCAGGATCTACTTTACCGACTGGTACCCCTGTCAGATGGAATCAGACTCCAACGTTAATATCGCATAATGGCTCTTTAAAAAATGATCTGAAATATGTCagtggtggtaaatctgCGTTGATTCCTCGTCAACACGAGAGGGCTTTAGAGAAAGTTTCATTAGCGGGAATCCTACTAGCGACTGATGTTGAAGGTGGCCTCCACGCCTTGAATAGAGACAACGGTCAACTATTGTGGTCGATCGATTCTTCTCATACAAAGCCACTCATTCATGTCGTCGAGCCACCAAGAGCACAGACTAAGGAAACTTTGATCATAGAACCTTATGGCGAAGGAAACATTTATTATTTCAACGTCTACCAAGGCCTACAAAAATTACCCGTATCGATAGCTAAATTAATTGCGTCTTCACCAATGCATCTTAAGACTGATATTGTAGTTGATGATTTTGGTACAGTTgtagaagatgaaaaaatttacaCGGGGTCTAGATCTACCGCCATGTATGTGATAGATGCCACTAAAGGTGATATACTTTCAGCGTTTGGACCTGGTAcggaaaataaaaaatataaGAAGGATTCTGATATTTGTGCCACGAGAGGCTTGGAACCAGAAGGCTGTAAAAACGTGCTCGTAATTGGTAAGACAACTTACCATTTAGGAATACATTCGCGGGACGGAACCACTTACAATGTTACCTATTCTTCGTGGCAACAGAATACTCTTGATACTCCACTATCATCTTTATCGTCTTTGACTGGTGATAATACTTATATCGCTTCATTCAGAGATAGGTCGTTGCTAGCAATCAATGCGGATTTTAAGATTGCTAAATGGGTTTCTTCCAACTTCCCAGGGATCATAAACAGTATATTTGACATCTTTACAGATGAAAATGCTGGCGAAAACATTATAATACCACATCGTTTCACTTCTCCGGACGAAGCAAGCTTCCCCAGAGGTAAAGTTTTCCTGAGTCAGATTGAAAACGACTCTTGGTTTGCTCTATCTGGTGAAAATTATCCCTCTTTAGTGGAAGCTGCCCCCACTGCCAAATACGGCTTAAGCGAAAGATGGAGGGCACCCTCATTATTCTACAATGAAGACCTTTTCGCTACAGCGGTTACAGGTGTTCACACTTTACAGAACAGAAAATTCGAGGAGATCTCTGATATGTCGACAAGCAGGAAACCTTTAATATCAGTTCAAGAAAGGGAGCCACTTCTCCTTGAACCTTCCACTTCTAATTTACCTTTAGGATTGGAAGATGATAGTACTTCCCGTAATATGGCACTTGAAACTTACATCTcaccagaagaattggaagcCTATAGATTGAAGGTCCAAGAACAAATTGCTCATGAAATAATACAACAAAATCAAGGATCCTTTATTTACCTCATGGGGAGACTGATATACCGTGTGATAGAGAGTGGGTTAGTCTTTTTATTTGCCTTGTTTGTCCTAGCATTCCTACAAAGGTTTAAAGTTATACCGCCCTTACACattctttttgaaaaaagtggaTTAATCTCGGTGGAAGACATTAAAGTGGATAATTTAGAAATTAatgatgagatgagtaATGAGAAAAGACCCACAGCCAATAACGGTACCGGTGACTCTGAAGAAACTCTCAAGATTTCTAGAGAAAGTACACCTTCTACTACCGACAATCCCAATTCTCCaacagatgatgaagaagagacTGCtttgaaagtggaagatgaagtgACTCTTAAAGGAGGAGAAGAAGGTACCACAATAGtagagaaggaaaagaagaagaggaaaagagGTACTCGGGGtggtaaaaaattgaagaagaaacagtcttcatcatctcaGGCGGTGGAACAAATCCGTGCCATAGGAACCATTCAACTGGAGAACGGCTTGAAAACCCTCACAGTATCTGAGAAGATTTTAGGTTATGGTTCCTCTGGTACAGTGGTTCTTCAAGGTAGCTTCCAAGGAAGACCAGTGGCTGTAAAGAGAATGCTTCTTGATTTTTGTGATATTGCCTCACAAGAGATCGACTTACTCACAGAGAGTGACGACCATCCAAATGTGGTCAGGTATTTCTGTTCCGAAACGACAGAGAAATTTTTATACATTGCATTAGAACTCTGCAACTTAACTTTGGAAGAGTTGATCGAGTTGAAGAAACCATCCGAAGGATTCCAAGCTACACTCAAGACTTGGGATCCCATCAACATACTATATCAAATCGCTTCGGGTGTGTCTCATTTACATTCATTAAAGATAATCCACAGAGATATCAAACCGCAGAATATTCTAGTGGCTTCACCAAAGAAAGTTATTGCCGCTGGTTATAAAGCAGACAACAACGGAAACCTTAGGATTTTAATTTCCGATTTCGGTCTCTGTAAGAAGTTAGAGGCAGATCAGTCTTCATTTCGCACCAGTCTTTCTAATGCTGGCGGTACTAGTGGATGGAGGGCACCAGAATTATTGCATGAATCCACGAGGAAATTGATTGAATCTATGTCTGTTTATGACAAAGATAATGACGAAGACAACGAGTCAGCTACGAATTCAATTTACGATCCTGCTACAAAACAAAGTTTGACAAAAGGTATTGACATTTTCTCAATGGGTTGCGTATTCTACTATATCCTTTCTAAAGGAGGTCATCCATTTGGCTCTAGATACATTCGCGAAGCTAACATATTAAAGAACAACTACGATCTCTCAGGATTAAACCAAACTCTAAAGGATAGATCCCTAGTATTTGAAGCCAAGGATTTAATTGCTCAAATGATTCAAATGAACCCCTTAAAGAGACCTTCTGCCCTAAGAGTCTTGAACCATCCACTTTTCTGGTCAAATTCGAAAAAATTGGAGTTCCTTTTGAAGGTCAGTGACCGATTCGAAGTTGAACGAAGAGATCCACCAAGTGAACTATTATGCAAATTGGAATCTCATTCGAATCAAGTAATACCGAACAATGATTGGACTagtaaatttgataaagatttCATGGATAACTTAGGAAAATACAGGAAGTACAGCGGGGAAAAATTAATGGATCTTTTAAGAGCACTGAGAAATAAATATCACCATTTCATGGATCTTCCTGAAGATTTAGCTGCAGTCATCGGGCCGGTTCCCGATGGGTTTTACAACTATTTCATTAAGCGTTTCCCTAACTTGCTTTTGGAGATTTATCATGTTGTTCAAGAAAATCTCAAAGATGATCAAATTTTATGCAATTTCATTGAATAG
- a CDS encoding uncharacterized protein (weakly similar to uniprot|Q08651 Saccharomyces cerevisiae YOR246C Protein with similarity to oxidoreductases) produces the protein MTEPAPGYSKINWLYEMYYGFRPNQPKFLPKDYPDLTGKTAIVTGSNTGIGASVVQLLYEKNCDVISVVRNEQKGLAAKENTLKELPNSKGSITVVGGCDFLDLNNVKPTAHKVIEILNGRPLSIIIHNAGLMAPVNTGTSVQGYEAMFSTNVMGPQLLQHFLDPVFLKKDDPLKRIVWVSSCAHLMGFKEYGINWENPTFEGVPIKQRPRNMTLYGQTKAANLLQSHAWALKHAEAVEKIGAVSVACFPGNLRTELTRDWGFINTIAPYFLGTSLQGAYSELYAALSPDLTTKDHGAYVVPYGEVHNPREDITAAYKNGSDAKLYQMVENWISKYF, from the coding sequence ATGACAGAACCAGCACCAGGTTACAGCAAAATTAACTGGCTCTATGAGATGTACTATGGGTTTAGACCCAATCAACCCAAGTTCCTGCCAAAGGACTATCCTGACCTTACCGGCAAGACAGCCATTGTTACTGGATCTAATACTGGTATTGGTGCTTCCGTAGTTCAGCTGCTGTACGAGAAGAACTGTGATGTTATCTCAGTGGTAAGAAATGAACAAAAAGGGTTAGCTGCTAAGGAAAATACTTTAAAGGAATTACCAAATTCTAAAGGTTCTATCACCGTTGTTGGTGGATGTGATTTCCTTGATTTGAATAACGTCAAGCCAACAGCTCACAAGGTTATCGAAATCTTAAACGGGAGACCATTAAGCATTATTATTCATAATGCAGGTCTTATGGCACCTGTCAACACTGGTACTTCTGTTCAAGGTTACGAAGCAATGTTCTCTACCAATGTAATGGGTCCTCAGTTATTGCAACATTTCCTTGATCCTgtatttttgaaaaaagatgaccctttgaaaagaattgtttGGGTCAGTTCTTGTGCTCATCTAATGGGATTCAAAGAATACGGTATAAATTGGGAAAACCCAACATTCGAAGGTGTCCCCATCAAACAAAGACCTCGTAATATGACTTTGTATGGTCAGACAAAGGCTGCCAATTTGTTGCAATCTCACGCTTGGGCACTAAAGCACGCTGAAGCTGTGGAAAAGATTGGTGCAGTTTCAGTGGCTTGTTTCCCTGGTAATTTGAGGACCGAATTGACCAGAGATTGGGGTTTCATTAATACAATTGCTCCTTATTTCTTGGGTACATCCCTTCAAGGTGCTTACTCTGAACTATACGCTGCCTTGTCCCCTGATTTGACCACCAAGGATCATGGTGCTTACGTTGTTCCCTACGGCGAAGTTCACAACCCAAGAGAAGACATTACTGCTGCTTACAAGAACGGCTCTGACGCTAAACTGTACCAAATGGTTGAAAACTGGATCTCTAAGTATTTCTAA
- the UTP4 gene encoding small subunit rRNA maturation protein UTP4 (similar to uniprot|Q06679 Saccharomyces cerevisiae YDR324C UTP4 Nucleolar protein component of the small subunit (SSU) processome containing the U3 snoRNA that is involved in processing of pre-18S rRNA), translating to MPDKSRIRTIKMSGEGSIALHRSRFINFETGNITAVSFSHKSNVGKLTPSDLRLAIGRSNGTIEIWNPRNGWFQEMVIRSGKDRSIEGLCWSNVAGEPLRLFSIGGSTVVTEWNLATGLPLKNYDCNAGVIWSISVNENQDRLAVGCDNGTVMIIDISGGPASLDHDTILMRQEARILSLTWKENDFIIGGCSDGKVRIWHAKVDDPNRGRLSQTMKVDKSKKESTLVWSVIYLPGRNQIVSGDSTGAVKFWDFQFATLAQSLKVHEADVLCLTTDATNTHVFSAGVDRKIFQFTFVNSKWTNTSNRLLHGNDVRSMCSYQSGGADFLVSGGAEKRVVISTLSSFADGKFRKMPVFVPFTKNILANVEQRLVVMWHESTVKIWNVGQELDSVKNYRLVAKLVLKDEQDISACDMSPDGQVLVVARPSTTKVFHLQPASTKLLVTKLDNGFLSQTGCKLVKFIDNSKLVAVSSDDELFTLDLESEEDETANYIELPEVPRTKSSVKVPYLNTINHLEVQGPLAVISRYCGAVDTVNLETNKSHSLVRLMNFITVIKINKKRNTVILVTAENKIFEFKISQDDEETGLLTPWSKNNTENMPKQWQTIREKCMGIFYDQSSPDKIWFWGPTWISRLDFTTDFPLSKRRKTKKHGPDGLTITDESNFLNDGDEDDENDLDMDENLDIISSQFSNFRQKDAHKSKSENSNFFFSEKYRPILYADVLSDQEVIIVEKPASMGISTGAFDLPKLVF from the coding sequence atgCCAGACAAAAGTAGAATTAGAACTATAAAGATGTCTGGTGAAGGTTCTATTGCTCTGCATAGGTCCAGATTCATTAATTTCGAGACCGGGAATATCACTGCAGTTTCCTTTTCTCACAAGTCGAATGTAGGGAAGCTTACGCCATCAGATTTACGTTTGGCAATCGGTAGATCAAATGGTACCattgaaatttggaatccaAGAAATGGGTGGTTCCAAGAAATGGTTATTAGATCTGGTAAGGatagatcaattgaaggtTTGTGTTGGAGCAACGTTGCTGGTGAACCACTAAGACTTTTCTCCATCGGTGGATCCACTGTAGTAACAGAATGGAATTTGGCCACAGGTTTACCTCTCAAGAACTACGATTGTAATGCAGGTGTGATATGGTCCATTTCAGTGAATGAAAATCAAGATAGATTGGCAGTTGGGTGTGACAATGGCACTGTAATGATTATTGATATTTCTGGAGGACCTGCTTCATTAGATCATGATACCATTTTGATGAGACAAGAGGCAAGAATATTGTCATTGACATGGAAGGAGAACGATTTTATTATTGGTGGATGTTCTGATGGTAAAGTAAGAATTTGGCACGCTAAAGTAGATGATCCTAATAGAGGTAGATTATCTCAAACTATGAAAGTAGAcaaatcaaagaaagaatctACACTAGTGTGGTCAGTAATTTATCTACCtggaagaaatcaaatAGTTTCTGGTGATTCTACTGGTGCTGTTAAATTTTGGGATTTCCAGTTTGCTACGTTGGCACAATCTTTGAAAGTCCATGAAGCTGACGTTCTTTGCTTAACTACTGATGCTACAAACACCCACGTATTCAGTGCTGGTGTTGATagaaagatttttcaattcacctTTGTCAATTCTAAGTGGACTAATACTTCTAACAGATTATTACATGGGAATGATGTGAGATCTATGTGCTCCTACCAATCTGGTGGTGCTGATTTCCTCGTATCAGGTGGTGCTGAAAAAAGAGTTGTAATTAGTACTCTTTCGTCCTTTGCTGATGGGAAATTCAGAAAGATGCCAGTGTTTGTTCCTTTCACCAAAAACATACTAGCTAATGTAGAGCAAAGATTAGTTGTTATGTGGCATGAATCTACGGTAAAGATATGGAATGTTGGTCAAGAATTAGACTCGGTTAAAAATTATAGATTAGTGGCCAAGTTGGTTCTTaaagatgaacaagataTTTCTGCGTGTGATATGTCTCCAGATGGACAGGTTCTTGTAGTGGCGAGACCCTCTACTACTAAAGTATTCCACTTACAACCTGCATCTACTAAGCTATTAGTCACTAAATTGGATAACGGATTTTTGTCCCAAACGGGTTGTAAACTGGTCAAGTTTATCGATAACTCTAAACTTGTAGCTGTCTCTTCGGATGATGAACTTTTCACTTTGGATTTAGAatcagaggaagatgaaacTGCTAATTACATTGAACTACCAGAAGTCCCAAGAACAAAGAGTTCAGTCAAAGTACCTTATTTGAATACAATTAACCATTTGGAAGTTCAAGGCCCTCTGGCGGTAATTAGCCGCTACTGCGGTGCAGTGGATACCGTCAACTTGGAAACAAACAAGAGTCATTCGTTGGTACGTCTAATGAATTTCATAACAGTTATCAAGATAAACAAAAAGAGAAACACTGTAATACTGGTTACTgcagaaaataaaatcttCGAGTTCAAAATTAgtcaagatgatgaagaaacagGTCTACTGACTCCATGGTCTAAGAACAATACTGAAAACATGCCTAAGCAATGGCAGACAATAAGAGAAAAATGTATGGGGATCTTTTATGATCAAAGTTCACCAGATAAGATTTGGTTTTGGGGACCTACTTGGATTTCCAGATTAGATTTTACCACTGACTTCCCCTTGagtaaaagaagaaagactAAAAAGCACGGTCCTGATGGATTGACCATTACTGATGAAAGTAATTTCCTAAacgatggtgatgaagatgatgagaacGATTTAGATATggatgaaaatttggacATAATATCTTCCCAGTTTAGTAATTTTAGACAGAAGGATGCTCACAAGAGCAAGTCCGAAAATTcaaacttcttcttctcagaGAAATATAGACCCATTCTCTATGCAGATGTTTTGTCTGACCAAGAAGTAATTATTGTGGAAAAACCTGCAAGCATGGGAATTTCCACTGGTGCATTTGACCTaccaaaattggttttTTAG
- the SAE3 gene encoding Sae3p (highly similar to uniprot|P89114 Saccharomyces cerevisiae YHR079C-A), whose protein sequence is MSTTVRSSINKKQAEVEQLKAARDTLLQEFQKLSAELSIQSQPKDVVSLHIQRLKEYNELRDTGLRLTQLIADEKRCKVKEVFEEMGYDMIDY, encoded by the exons ATGTCTACTACAGTTCGTTCAAGCATCAACAAGAAGCAGGCAGAAGTTGAGCAGCTGAAAGCTGCAAGAGATACACTTCTCCAGGAGTTCCAAAAGCTAAGCGCCGAGCTCTCCAT TCAGTCTCAACCTAAGGACGTCGTTAGCCTCCACATTCAGAGACTTAAGGAGTACAACGAACTAAGGGATACAGGTCTGAGACTCACTCAACTGATAGCTGATGAAAAAAGATGCAAAGTCAAGGAAGTATTTGAAGAGATGGGATACGATATGATAGATTACTGA